Proteins encoded together in one Bacillota bacterium window:
- the guaB gene encoding IMP dehydrogenase, with the protein MREGLTFDDVLLVPRQSEVLPRDADTSTYLTKDIRLHIPILSAGMDTVTESRMAIAIAREGGLGVVHKSMSIEQQASEVDRVKRSEHGVITDPIFLSPEHLIRDALRLMERYHISGVPITVQGKLVGIITNRDIRFEVDLDAKIYTAMTKENLVTAPRGTTLEEAKAILWKHKIEKLPLVDNNFQLIGLITIKDIEKARMYPQATKDSLGRLRVAAAIGVGPGTMDRAAALVASGVDVLVIDTAHGHSDGVLRQVRETKAAWPKVALIAGNIATAAAVRDLIAAGADGLKVGIGPGSICTTRVVAGVGVPQVTAVHDCAQAAAPFGVPIIADGGIKYSGDVVKALAAGASTVMLGNLLAGTEESPGETEVFQGRTYKVYRGMGSIAAMERGSKDRYFQEQAAKAVPEGIEGRVPYRGALSETVYQIMGGLKSGMGYCGCQTIADLQTKTEFIKITAAGLRESHPHDVSITKEAPNYSRG; encoded by the coding sequence GTGCGCGAGGGTTTAACTTTTGATGACGTTCTTTTGGTGCCACGCCAGTCAGAGGTCTTGCCGCGGGACGCGGACACCAGCACCTATCTGACGAAGGATATTCGCCTGCACATCCCAATTTTAAGCGCAGGTATGGACACGGTAACAGAGTCTCGCATGGCCATTGCTATAGCGCGCGAGGGTGGTCTAGGCGTAGTGCACAAGAGTATGAGCATTGAGCAGCAGGCATCCGAGGTAGATAGGGTCAAGCGCTCGGAGCACGGCGTTATAACCGACCCCATTTTCTTGTCGCCCGAGCACCTTATCCGCGACGCCCTGCGCCTGATGGAGCGCTACCACATTTCGGGTGTGCCGATAACCGTGCAGGGCAAGCTAGTGGGCATTATTACAAACCGCGACATTCGCTTTGAAGTGGATTTAGACGCCAAAATATACACGGCCATGACCAAAGAAAACTTGGTGACCGCACCGCGGGGCACGACGCTAGAAGAAGCTAAGGCCATACTCTGGAAGCACAAAATAGAAAAGCTACCCCTAGTGGACAACAACTTTCAGCTGATTGGCCTGATAACGATTAAAGATATCGAGAAGGCGCGCATGTACCCGCAGGCCACTAAGGATTCTTTGGGTAGATTACGAGTGGCGGCGGCTATTGGCGTGGGGCCAGGAACCATGGATAGGGCGGCGGCGCTGGTGGCTTCGGGCGTTGACGTCTTAGTCATAGACACCGCCCACGGGCATTCAGACGGCGTGCTGCGGCAAGTGCGCGAGACAAAGGCGGCGTGGCCTAAAGTCGCCCTTATCGCGGGGAATATTGCCACGGCAGCAGCGGTGCGCGATCTTATCGCGGCTGGTGCCGACGGTCTAAAGGTGGGCATCGGGCCGGGCTCCATCTGCACCACGCGCGTGGTGGCGGGTGTGGGCGTGCCCCAAGTAACGGCCGTCCACGATTGTGCGCAGGCCGCTGCTCCCTTTGGTGTGCCGATTATTGCCGACGGCGGCATTAAGTATTCGGGCGATGTGGTCAAGGCTTTAGCGGCGGGCGCATCTACGGTGATGCTGGGCAATCTCTTGGCGGGCACGGAAGAAAGCCCGGGCGAGACAGAAGTTTTTCAGGGGCGCACCTACAAGGTCTACCGCGGCATGGGCAGCATCGCCGCTATGGAGAGGGGCAGTAAGGACCGTTACTTCCAGGAGCAGGCCGCCAAGGCTGTGCCCGAGGGGATAGAGGGCCGTGTGCCCTACCGCGGCGCCCTTTCGGAGACAGTGTACCAAATCATGGGTGGGCTAAAGTCGGGCATGGGTTACTGCGGTTGCCAGACGATAGCCGATTTGCAGACCAAAACTGAATTTATAAAGATTACGGCGGCAGGCCTACGTGAGAGCCACC